The window ATTAACCTAGGCGCTGCAGCCGCTCCAATCGTATGCGGTTATCTGGGCCAGAAGGTTGGTTGGCATTGGGGATTCGCGGCTGCGGGTGTTGGCATGGTGCTAGGCTTGGTGCAGCTTTTTTTCGGGCGTCGCCATTTGCCGAGCAACGAGCGCCTTGCTTCGGGAGACACAGCGAATACGACGCCACATCCAGGCGTACCTGGCGCCCGCCAGCTCACCGCTACAGAATGGAAACGGCTTGGTGTTATAGCAGCACTTTTTTTGTTCGCTGTCTTGTTTTGGGCCGCGTACGAACAGGCCGGATCCAGCTTAAACCTGTTCGCCGACCGCTACACAAGGCTTTCGTGGTTTGGCCGAGAGTTCCCTTCCTCGTGGTTCCAATCGCTTAACGCTGTCTTTGTCTTGGTTTTTGCGCCGGTTTTCTCCTGGCTCTGGGTAGCCTTGGCTTCACGAGAACCGTCGAGTCCGGCCAAATTCGTGTGGGGACTTGTTCTGGTGGGAATCGGATTTCTTTTATTGGTGCCGGCTGCTGGTTTTGCCCAGTCTGGAGAAGGCATTCGCGTCAGCCCGATGTGGCTGGTTGGTGCCTATCTGTTGCACACACTCGGTGAACTGTGTCTGAGCCCCGTCGGCCTTAGCATGGTCACAAAGCTGGCGCCTATGAGGTTGGTTGGAAGCATTATGGGCTTTTGGTTTCTTACCAATGCATTTGGCAACAAGCTTGGCGGCACGATCGCAGGTTACTTTGACCGGCTGCCGCTGCCGCAGCTATTCGGTGCTGTAGCGGGCGTGGCAATCGTTAGCGGGCTCATCCTTTTGTTTTTAGTGAAACCGATCAAGAAGTTGATGGGGGGAATTAAGTGACTCGGCGAGGCTTAGCGTGACTGTTCAGCTTGGAAAGAGCGGTTGAGCCGTTTCAAGGTTCAGTAGCTTCTTCACGGCCGCCGTCAATTGCTTCATTCAAAATCCCGACGGCACCGTGAAACTCAGCGGCGCCGGCTATTTCTTCTTCTTCGTCAAAGTGATGGCGGTGACCTCAATCCTGTTCGTCGTGGTGTGGCCGGGTTTTACAAAGGCAAAACCTACTTGCAGGATGAAGGGGAGCAGACGGCGGCTTGAAGGGTTCGACGACCCGACGAGCGGCCTTGGTGAAAACGAAAACTTTGACAAACGGAGTGACCCGAACTCCTTGACTACTTCGAGCTGTGCCCCTGTAGCTGCGTTCAACCAGGCCGCGCGCGAAGCTGGAAACACTGCCACGGCGGCCAGAGTCATCACGGCGGCGATCACCGCCGCCAGGTAAGTCGGCGAGTTGAATCGAAGGATCTGGAGCATCCCGTGATGCGCCTGTCGCTCTGGCCTTTGCGAGAAAGTTGTTTCCACAATCAGCCTATCGGC of the Verrucomicrobiota bacterium genome contains:
- a CDS encoding peptide MFS transporter; amino-acid sequence: MTLIDERAKWFGHPRGLATLFFTEMWERFSYYGMRALLILYMTALATNGGLGFTTEKAAGIYGWYTFLVYAVGIPGGFIADRWLGHYRAVFIGGAIIALGHFTLAISGLSAFYAGLAIIIFGTGLLKPNISTMVGLLYAPGDTRRDGGFSIYYMGINLGAAAAPIVCGYLGQKVGWHWGFAAAGVGMVLGLVQLFFGRRHLPSNERLASGDTANTTPHPGVPGARQLTATEWKRLGVIAALFLFAVLFWAAYEQAGSSLNLFADRYTRLSWFGREFPSSWFQSLNAVFVLVFAPVFSWLWVALASREPSSPAKFVWGLVLVGIGFLLLVPAAGFAQSGEGIRVSPMWLVGAYLLHTLGELCLSPVGLSMVTKLAPMRLVGSIMGFWFLTNAFGNKLGGTIAGYFDRLPLPQLFGAVAGVAIVSGLILLFLVKPIKKLMGGIK
- a CDS encoding POT family MFS transporter — its product is MKLSGAGYFFFFVKVMAVTSILFVVVWPGFTKAKPTCRMKGSRRRLEGFDDPTSGLGENENFDKRSDPNSLTTSSCAPVAAFNQAAREAGNTATAARVITAAITAAR